Below is a window of Neofelis nebulosa isolate mNeoNeb1 chromosome 8, mNeoNeb1.pri, whole genome shotgun sequence DNA.
CTGCGTGGATGAACCAGACTGGGTTTGCTGTGCCCCCTTCCCCGTCTGTGGGCCTCAACCTCGGCATCTTACTGCCCGGACCGGCTCACGTTGGTGGTCAGAGGACCCCAATTGGATCAGGGATTGGCGGATCCTGGTGCCACTTTGGTCGAGCCtcctccttctctgggcctcagtttccccacctggaGGGGTGGGCTTTCTTGAGGAGACAAGTAAAGTGCTGGCTCCAGACGGCCACAGTCGCGTCGGCTCGGGGGGTCGAGAGGCCGCCACCTCGCGTGGGGGCGCAGACGCTGGGGCCAGCTCATCAAGGCCCCGGGGTTGGCACGAACGGGGTAGACACTGGCCGCGGCCACCTCCCTCGTGCTCGGGAGGGTCTCCCCGGCTTGGGGCCTTTGTACGTGCTGCTCCCAGTAGCTGGGTGACCCTTCCCCTCTCGTCTTCGCCACAGCCAGCGTCTCCAGACGGGCCCGGTCTTCCGTGGCTCGTCCACCCCGGCCCCGCCATTTTCTCAGTCCTTTCCCGCCTTCGGAACACAGCCCACAGGTCTTAGCTTATCTGCgtgtgctttttttcctcccGAAAAACAATGGGAGATTTGAAGGACCAGGTATTCACACCCCCAGGACCTGTGCCCAAGCCTAGCACAGTAGGGGCTCCTCCGGTGTCCATGGGTGCGAATATCACAAACCCTAGAACGCTGGGGAAGGGGTCCCCAAATTCCTGCAGGGAGGAGCCACTGCATCAGCTATACCCGAGGGCTCCATGAACAGCATTTCCTTTCCCTCCGCTCTCTGAAGAACCCCAAACTCCTGGAGAAGCCACGGGCACCCCTGGCCACATCTAACCTCTAAGCTGGGTACGTGGTTGGGTGGGCAATTCTGTCCCCACACTTTAGGGGAGAGCAAGCTGGTGGTCACAGAAGACTTCTTAGAAGAGGTGcctctaggggtacctgggtggtcagtcggttaagcgtccaactttgactcaggcctgatctcatggttcgtgagttcaagccccgcgtcgggctctgggctgacagctcggagctcggagcctgcttcagattctgtgtctccctctctctctccaaaaataaataagaacattaaaaaaatgcaaaaaaacaaaaaacaaaaaagaggtgcCTCTAGAACGGGTCTAGCCACAGTCCGACTTACTGATTGTACAGTGGATCCCCAGGACCTTAGGGTCAGGGCACCCACACAGGGCAAGCCCTGGGTCACTCCCAGGTGTCCAAGCTCAGTGGTGCCTGTCTGGGGATGGAATGTTCGTTGGGTGGAGCGAGGAGTCAGGATGGAACATTCCCAGCGAGGACCTGGGAACTGGGGGATTCTGGGCCTGCCCTGTGAAGCCTGGGGAGGGCCTGACATAGCCCCAAGGGACAACTGACACAGCAGAAGGAGGTGAAATCATGCCTCAAGACTGTGAAGAGCCAGACCTTACAGAGCTGCAGCCTGGGAGGCCCAGTGGTGGCTGGGAGGGTCCCTTCAGttgtgagggtgggagggggcagctggaGTGGGCAGGACCTGACCAGCCTGGCTGGAAGGTGGGGCGCAGCACGGCTCTGGAGTTGAATGGAGGGTAGGGAAGGCTCCCCAAGCCTAGGCCCTGGAGGGGACAGCAAGGGGAGGCTGGAGAAGATGGGGGGCTGAGGGGCCGGAGGCAAGTGGCTCACCCCAGCCCAGCGTTGGCATCTGAGATCGGGGACTGTGGGTGGAGGTGCAGGGAGTCAGAGCACAAGTTCTGGGAGGAGGGCCTGGCGGTCTAGAAAGAGCACTAGGCCTAGGCCTGGGGCAGTCTGAGCCCGCACGGTGGGAAGCCTGGCCCTGgtgccccttctcccctgccccccgcacCTATGTGAGTAGCCCCACAGGCTACACGGCCAAACACGGGGAGGGTAGGCAGCCCAATTATAACAGACCGACAGCCCAAAGGAAATAATCCCTAACAGTAGGTTTCAGGCAccaggcagggctgaggagtAAACCTGATCGTGTTGGGCCTAACTCTGACAGCAGGTGCAGGAAAGAGCCTGCAGGCTGTGTGATCACGCGCAGGTGGCTGGGCGCCCGCCCCGCCCTTTCTCCGCCCGCTCCCCTTGCCCCCCTTTACCCGCCTTGACTCTCCTGCGCGGGGCAAGAGCCCATGCTGCAGACCCCAGAGAGGACCAGAGACCAGCTGGAAACCAACATTTTATTGAGCTCTCCTACCCCTCCCAAATCTATTCCAGCAGATTCTTTGCTGCGGGCATCACAGACACGGGGGTGCGGCCAGCACTCCCCCCGCTGCCCGCCCTGTGACCGCCCTGCTAGAGGAAGGACCGGCCACTGCGCGGTGTGGGGCCCGGAGAGCAGGCCCAGCCAGGCCTTGGCGCGGGCAGGGCAGTTACCCAGTAACGGCCCCAGAGGTATAATGAATTCATTtctcttacaaaaagaaaaagaaaaaactagtaTGAAACCTCAGTAGTGTCCCAGCACTCagagtttaaatataaaaaaaaaaagggatcatcagaaaacagttaaaaagacaacaaaaccaACTGAGGCCACCTCCAGGGTGGTGGTCAGGGGGGCGaggccagccccgcccccgcgctGAGCAGCAGGGGACAGTCACTGGAGGAGGTGGAGCCCCCAGCCCAGCAGcaacaccagcagcagcagggacagCGCCAGCCCGCGCCCGGAGTTGGGGGACACCTGTGGGacgaagggggagggggagagaggtgaGGACCTCCAGCCTGGAACAGGGGTGCCCATTCCGCAACGCCTCCTACGCCGGCTCCGCGGACACGGGGATGAGCCCCGCGTGGCGGACGGTGGGGTGGGAAGAACGAGCCAGGGAAGGTGGGGGACACAGGAGCGCCCCGCTCCGAACGGGACAGGTCTGGGCCGAGGTGgccagaaagagagcacaggtggggtggggcaaaggcccccgaggacagggcagaggaggagaagccAGGCCACCCGGGCTGCCAGTCTGCTGGCGACTCGGCCccggaggaagggggaggggtgaggagaggtgCTCAGGGGGAGGAGGCGCCTgctgggcagaggagggaggaaccAGTCACGTCTGCCCAACGAAGCACGAGTGCAGGCGGGGATGCCGGCCAACACGCTCCTGAATTCGAGCATGGAGTCCTCAAAGCCAGAGGCCTCTGGGACCGGGCACGAGTAGCGAAGAGGAGAAGCAGGCAAGACAACAGCGAGTCAGTGGGGTCTGTGGCGCCCCGAGAGGACATGCCCCAGGGAGCGTGTCACCACATGCAGGAGGGGAAGAAGTCAAGGTCACGAGACCTTACCCTGCTCCTGAGGGTCAGGAAGCCCCAGATCCGTATGTTCTCCCTGAGGTTGGCCAGACCATCCACGAGACTTCTGAGAACACCTCTCAGGCCCGTCTGGTTGTAGGTGAAGGCCAAGCTGGGAGACAAAtgggaggggaggcggggccaTTACTGCAGGAACAGGGACAGAGACGGCCTTCATCTCAGGGCACCCCTGTGGGGAGCAGAGGGCCTCGTCCCCTCGCATCCACCGCCAGCCTCTCCCCCTTCTCCGGGCGGCTCCATGGATGAGGGCCTCTCTCCATGGGCGGTTTCTGGGCCTAAAATTCATCCagtttcctgtttccttcccccgccccctcccaggccACTGGGGGTTTGGTCTGGTTTCTGGAGCTGGCCCTGTGGAAAACGCTCCTCTGCCTGCAGGCCCAAGGAGGCAGGTCCAGGGGAGCACGTCCTCCGTCCAGAGGATCTTTGTTGTGATGGAGGCCCAGGCTCGCCAACAGAAGGCTGCCTCTCTGGGGACCAAGAAGAAACCACTCTCACTCTGGTCTCGAACACCCCCACCCTGAGAAATTCTGGGAGGTTCTGAGAACCCACAGAGATGCTGGCAGATCGTGAAGGCACACGTGCTCAGGACAGATGCCTCCGCGCAGGACGCACAGatagcccccccccctcccccgagcaCACTCGGCATTCCCCGTCAGCACATGAGGTCAAGGCCCTTTTGGAAACGTTCGGCCTCCGCTcgatgaggaagcagagaaaggcaCTTGGGTTCCGCTCGTCTGGTGCCCGGGAGCAGGGGCTGCGGGCTCGGGGCTGCCTGGGAGGGGAGCGATTTCCTCCCAGGGCCCGGGGGCGCCGCTCACCTGTACATGGCCATCCCGGGCAGCTCGCCGACGCGGGGCATCATCCACCTCACCTCCATCTCGTCCCCGATGAAGGCCAGCCGCATGGCCACATCGTCGGGGCTGTTGCTGTAGGGAGGGCACAGGGAACAGGGGTGTGGTTGTGCGCTGACCCCACACACCCAGGCCCACCAGGCACCGGGCCCGGGTTCTTGGGAGGCCAGGGGCAACAGAGCGAGGTGTGGGAGCAGAGAATCTGCCAGCGAGAAAAAGCCAGCGAGGCCCCGTCCACAGGTGCATTCCCTGACGTGCGGGCCCCtcgagggagggcagggagccattTAGCGCCTGCGTGAACAGTGggttgcccccccccccgtccccccgcaACGttccagcctccccctcccctccaaggGTAACTCAAGGTTGGAGAGACCACCCAGCGGGGGCTAGGCAGGTTGGGGCTCTGCGCCCCCTGGATCACTGGGACTGGCTTCCTATGAAGCCTCATCTTACCCTCCTCCTGGTGGGAGGGGTTCCAGGACCTGCTCCCTGCTTCCCAATCCTCAAACCTCCTGGTGTCCTCACTCCTTTCAGAAAGGAGGGGCTCCCGGGCCCCTACGCTCACTGATTGGAATCGCAGATGGAAAGAGGTGCCCGCGCTCACACCTGATCTCCAAATCCGACACCTTCCGGGCAGTGGGCCGGCTTCAGCCCTGCTCTCGGGGGTCTGCCCGCACACTCCGTCTGGGAATTTCCAGCCAGACAGGCCTCCCAGCGGATCCCGGCTCAGCCCCGGCCACCTGCCCAAGTTTCCCCGGGGTCCGTGCTCTCTTATTCCAGCGGTGCTGAAAGGTCGGATGGAGGGTTGAGGGCCCACCTCTATCCCAATACCCTGTGGGACCTCAGCAAAACACTGCCCCAGGCGGAACGTCCCCTGTTGCCATCtacaagtggggcagggacagaagagGAAGCAGGTTTTCGGGTCCCTCCAGCTCTAAAATCCCAACCAGCCCCAGTGCCCAGGTCCAGGGCCTAATAGAGATTAAGAGAATCAATCCTGAGGCCTAAGGCAGAAGAGAACCATCCAGAAGCCAGGGGCTGATCCTGGGAAGACCCCTTCTTTGCCGCCCTAACAGGAGCCATGTGGGAAGTCGCCTCAGGCGCCATCTGATTTTCTAAAATGTGGAACCAACTCAGAAGGCCGTGAAGAGGCGATCGTGGTCACTGAGGGCCAGGAGACACCCGGCCCTAAAGCCACAGGTCTAAGCCATTTTGGTAGCAGTGCCGAGACCCGTCCTGGGAATATGCTGGATGCTGAGGGCCTCTGTGGGCTGGTTATCAGAGCAGAGCTGCCGGGCCCAGGGCAAGGCCTCCACGACCACACCTAGGGAATTTCCGCTCTGGAGCCCTGCCTAGGGAGCCCACAAGGCCTGCTCTTCTAACCATATCCTGAAAGTCACTGACCAgaaatgggggggcgggggggggctccCAGAGGGTTACTGGGACCCACCTGTTAGGGGAGGGCCCAGGATCATAGTACTCCACGAGATCGGTCATGCCAGGAACGTCCAGAACTTCCGGGCCATGCTCCTGCAGGAAGGTGCTCAAAAAGACGCTCCTGGAGAGGGATCCTGCGTGAGACATTCCTTCTCtgggggagagagacactgaCTGAGTCCCGGTGCGTCTAAGCCAACCGGGACTCTCCCGTCCTCACTTTCCCAGCATGCCTTGCAGTTGGTGGGGAGCACATAACCCAGTTCCGGTCAACGAGGCCTCAGAAGTCTGACGCGGGAGTTGAAAGGGAGCGGCCTCAGCCAGGGCGGCTCTTCCCCCTCCTTGCTGCCTTCAACACAGGAGTGAAGGCTGGAGCGGCAGCAGCCATTTTATAACCCAGGGTGTTGAACATTAAGGATACCCAGCGTGCCAAGAATATGCagaggagacagggacagagcccGGCTCTCTGATGGCATGACCCAACACTCGCAAAAACACAAGCCACAGCCAGCCCAGCcgtggaagaaaaataaaacccagggcACACGGGTGGctgtctgttgagcgtctgactcttgattttggctcctggtttcagctcaggtcatgatctcacggttggtgagttcgagccccacgtcgggctctgtgcggacggtggagagcctgcttcagattctgtctcccttttgctctgcccctcccccacttattctctctctgtctctctccctctcaaaataaacattaaaaaaaaaaaaaaaaaaaaaaggccttaaaagaaaaagaaaactcaacacGTTCAAATCACCATTCACATATTTAGCACTCCTAGTCCAATTGTGGACTCCCAAGTCGTCGCCGGTGATAGGTAGGATTCTGTGACCCGATTCACCACAATTTACCCCACACTGTACCGAACAGCCGTAGGTCCAGAATATAACGAAGGATGTGGACCCAAAGGAcccgagttcaaatcccagcGGTGTCACGGTCCAGAATATAACGAAGGATGTGGACCCAAAGGAcccgagttcaaatcccagcGGTGTCACTTAGTAGGTGTGATGCTGCGGGAACGGGCACCAATTGTTATGACCTTTGCACTTCAACCCACTGTCTTACGATAACGGCCTGGGCTTTCCGATTTTTTCCGATTCTTCACGTTAGCCTGCCCTGAGTTGATAGAACCTTCTCGTCATCTCGTTGGATCCCTAACCTTCAAGGCAGGTATTTAGTAAGAGGACACTGGCGGCTTAGAAAAGTTCAGGATtaagccaagaagagagagagtgaagtcTCACTGCTCCCCAGGTCCAGGGTGGACAATGTTCACCCCTGAAGCGGATCCCGCACGCGGGGACCCTCCGGGGACACCGGGTCTACGCCAGAGTGCACACACAACTTGCTTTCAGCATTAAAGGGTGATGACTGGAAACACAAAGACAGGACACAGGTTCGCGGGAGCAGAGAAGAGCGTTTGGGTCCTCCAGGTGTTGAAGGGCGAGTCTAGACAGGTTATTCTCAACACAGCATCCAAAACGCGGTCAGATTTGGGCGCGCTGTGATGTCATCAAGGGCGCAGACAGGTATTTGAGGGGCTGGGGCACTCTGGCCTTTGAGAAAGGACACCACACAAGAACAGCATTGTTCCAGAGAGACTAGATGCCCAGAATTGGCCTCAGGAGGGCTGCTTCGGTTTCCTAAAGGGAAGCCAGTAGGCTCACGTCTGTTCCAGATGAAAGCCCAGCTTGAAAGGCAGCTGTAGCAGGAGCGAGGGCTGGAGAAATCAGACGTGTAAACACAGCCACAACGGCCACAAAGAGCCCGTGGCCTGACATATGCACCATCCCCTGTGGGCTGAAAGGAGCCGTTGGGTcagacctgggggggggggggcgggggggctacCACCTGCTGAGGGCACCTGCAGGCCTGAGACCCAGCGACTCCCTCCCACACCATCAGGCCAGCACGCCCCCGACAGGGAGGGTCAGGTGGCATTTCTAAAAACCCGAAACGTTGCTGCCAGCAACCCAGCAGCACAGGCACCATTCCGAGTGCATAATCCTTATTCATCTGTTCCGGGGAACGCTAGGTAGCAGTTAAAAGCGACGAGGtgtggggcacttggctggctcagtctctGGGGCATGACTCTTGATgctgggggtcatgagttcaagcctgacgcggggcatagaactgactttaaaaaaaagaaagaggagcgcctgggcggctcagccggtgaagcgtccgactcgcggtttccgctcaggtcatgatctcacggttcgtggatatGACATGAACATTCACGTAGGAAACAAAGAGAATCACCTCTTGGAATCACAGAAGAGTTTCAAGGTTGCCAGATACAAGATCAACACGCAAAAACCAACAGCAACAAGGCAACCAGAAAACACAGTAGCAAATAAATCTGTATTTGCAGACATAGAAGGCTTGCAGTCAGGAATGAAtcggatttaaaaaaaataatgtttatttatttatttttttttaattttaaaaaaaaattttttttcaacgttttttatttatttttgggacagagagagacagagcatgaacgggggaggggcagagagagagggagacacagaatcagaaacaggctccaggctccgagccatcagcccagagcccgacgcggggctcgaactcacggaccgcgagatcgtgacctgagctgaagtcggacgcttaaccgactgcgccacccaggcgccccaaagataatgtttatttttgaaggagagacagaacacgagtgggggaggggcacagagagagggagacacagaatccgaagcaggctccaggctccgagctgtcagcacagagcctgacacggggctcaaacccacaaaccgcgagatcatgacctgaattgaagttggacgcttaacccacggagccacccaagcgccccaggaatgaatctgatttttttaaacatgactggggcgcctggatggctcagtcggttgagcatccaactttggctcggatcatgatctcgcaatccgtgagttcgagccccgcatcaagctctgtgctgacacctcaaagcctgcttcggattctgtctgtctgtctgcccctcccctactcactcactttctctctctcaaatataaaagttaaaaaaaaaaaaaaaaaaagacttaaaaacaatttaaaaaaattttaaatccttaaagcttttatggagaaaaatgtaaggggcacctgggtggttcaactggttaagtgtctgactcttggttcagctcaggccatgaacttgctgtttgtgggttcaagccccacactgggctctgtgctgacagtgcacagcctgcttggaattctctctccccctctcccgctcactcactctgtctctcaaaataaacttttaaaaaaatttttaaaaaggaaaacgtATCAAACTTCAGCAAAGGGCATGAAGGACCGAGAGAGAGACAACTCTCACAGCTGAGCTATTTTAACACCGCACAGAGTCTGAGGACTGAGTACACCCTTCGGCTTGCACTGGGGTGGCATTTAAGGAATTGTGACCAGGGCCTCTGGctgcccccaggccccagggagctTGGTGTCTATGCAAATGGCAATCCCCCAAGAAAAGCAGCCCCAGCCCTCATTTGCATCCGCCCCCAGCAGCCCTTACCCTCAACACCACACCCCAGCAAGGGGCCTGCTCTCTCCCCAGAGGCTGTGGTGTGCTCCCATGGAAAGTCTTGCCTCCCCGCAGCCAAGGGGCCACTACGGGACTTCGGTGGGTGGGCACGTAGCCTGAGCCTCCCCTTCATCCACTGTCCCAGCATCCATCCGCCTCCAGCAGACCCTCCCAGGATCCCTGGGCGCCAAATGGGAATGGGGCCCCTGAGCCCTGCAGGAGCATGTGCCTGACCAGGGACAGTGACCACAAGCACCCcagctggcgggggtggggcgggcgggTAGGGGGGAGGCGGAGGCCTGCGTCTCACTAGCTCCAGGGCTGGGTGTGCAGTAGGGTGGGACGGCCCCAGCAGACTGAACTGTTTGGGGGCAGGGTCTACACCGTCCCCTCCTAAGGGTCCCCCGAGCCCACCAGACTGACCTCCAGTCTGAGCTGACCGGGGACAGACACCGGGGACAGGCTCCCCTCTCCAGGTCCGTCCTTGCTCACTGGAGCTAAGCTTCCAGCATGGGACCCTCTGGACAGGTGGGGGGAGTCTTGGGCGAACCTCCTAACCCAAGTGCTCACTTGCTCGGGCAAGGCCTTCAGTTTCTTCGTCTATCAGTTGGGGATTAACGACCCCAAACTAACAGGGTTCATTTTCCAGGCAAGAAGCAGCACAAACTGCCTACGATAATCCAGACTGATGTCTTGAGCACCTACTTCTGTCGGGCCCCGACTTGGCCCTGACTTAAGCCCTGTGCAAGGATTCTCATGAAATGCTCACCCAGCCAGGCCTGGGTGGGCCTTAGGGCTATAGATCTGAGGGGGAGAAATCAGAGTGTGGTCAGGGAGGTGGGAGCCAAGGTCCCTGAAGCAGTCCCACCGCCCCAGGGGAGCCCAGAGCTGGTCACCTCCCGCCCGGCTCTTCTGTAGATGCCCAGCCGGCCTCCAGTCTCCACCAGAATCTCTCCAATCTGATCTCCGTGCAGCAGCCTCAGATCTGACCCGGCCACCGCTCCACTCGGCTCCCCAGTCCCCTCGGGAGCTGTGGCACGCGGCTATCAGGGCCCTCTCTTCTCCCCCGGGCCACCTCACCAGCCCCAGCACTGCCAGTCCAACCTTGGCCAAGGCTCCCACACACTTAAGACCACGTGCTTCCGTGAACCACGCTCTGCCGAGAGCTCAGCCCCCGGCACTGCCTTCCTAGGTCCTCTGAgccagactggggggggggggggctcggggAGCTCAGGCAGCCCCTGTCCCTGGTCCCTTCTATCTCCAACCGACCACACTGAgttgctgtttcttcctctttgggGGTTTAGAGCATGgactctctgtgcctccagctTCTCCCCCTTCTAAATGAggatacttggggcgcctgggtggctcagccggttaagcctccgactccagctcaggtcatggtctcgtggttcgtgggttcgagccccgtgtcaggctctgtgctgacagcttcagattctgtgtgtgtgtgtgtgtctctgaccctccctcgctcatgctctgtctctctcaaactaaataaaacattttttaaaaatttttaataaaaaaatagcaacCGAGAAATTAAAGAGTAATGTTAATGTCCCGACACCAACACCACGTAAGGTGAACAAACCGGGCGCTTGCCATCGTCACTGATCTCTGGCTTCCGGCACACGGCACAGAGCACATTTGTCACATGACCGAACAAAGGCTGTTACTGAGGTCACTGGTGGCCCAGGGGCCTGGACTGCTTTTAAGCATCTATTTTTCTTCCAGCATATTTGCAAAAAGGCAGGCGCCACCTAGCCATGCGTCCCCACCCAGGCTGCAGCCCACACGCTCACCCTCCTACACATCCCGTGGAAACACCAGCCAGGAGCGCTCTTTTACTGGCAGAGCTGGGGATGCCAATCTCGCCTCTGGGCAGAAGAGTGCAGCCCACACAGCCACAAGGACACCTGCGGGGCTTGGGAGATGGTGAGGGGCAGGCTCTGGACCCAGCAGCCTGCGGTTTCCTGAGTCTCCCCAAGCCTAGCCTTGCCATGTGTCCCTGCATGCCTTGGAACAGGTGGCCACACCCCTGGAGCCCCATCAATTCCCACAGGTCACTGGAGTCCTGGGTACGGGGCCAGTGGCTGCGGGGTGGACCCAGCCGAGAAACCCTGGGTCCTCAGTTCAGTACTTTTCCATCGGGGCTTCCCACCCACACCTGACCCAATCCCCAGCCCTGCCGCTGCCCACGACGGGGGTGGGGTCCTGGTTTACAGAGCACCCAGGGCTCAAAGCATCAGGTGCTCGCTCAAGCATTAAAGCCCTGACCTCAGCCGAGACAGACCCAGGTTCCTTCCAGTCCCAGTTCTGCCACCGCTGTGTGACCAGGACCAGTCACCTGATTCTGAGCCTAGCTCAGAGAGGGCTCTTCTGCATGGAAATAGCACAGCCTCCAGAGCAAAGAGTAAGATTAACAGATACAGCTGTTGCCCCCTTTCTGCCCCGCAGCAGGGGCTCCAAAGCTGGTTAAGGAATCAACAAACCCAGGAGAGTGGGAGATTAGTATCTACCAAAGTAGCAAATGCACAGAACCTTTGGTTTCTAGGACTGTTCCTGTACAGACCCCTGCATGTACCCGGCAGCCTTGAAAAACATAAGCAACCAACCTGTGAGTGCTGATGTGCCAGGATCTTGAAAGCACATGGCTACATGCACACAGCAGGGAACAGAACAGCTCGTAACTGTAACTGTATTGCCTAGCGTGTGTAAACAATAAAGGACATAAACAAACACTTCTATCTGCACAGATCATCTCCTGAAAGAGGCAAGGAGATTAGTGAAGAGGGGAAGGGGTCGCTCTGGGACAGAccaggggcggggaagggggctgAATCTTTTTAACTGTACGCTTTTGTGTTCTCGAACCTTTACTATCACCCACGTGCTGTGATCGTAGATtcaaaaagtaaagcaaaaactGTTCTGGGGTTAACAGCTGGAATGTTTcggaaatggaaataatttgcCTTAAAGGTCTATTTCAGGGATCAAGTCGccaacccaccctccccacctggTGGGGGAAGTCTGGCCTCCAGCCTCCACCCTTAGGAACCTGCAGATGCCCAAAACGGCTCCT
It encodes the following:
- the BIK gene encoding bcl-2-interacting killer produces the protein MSHAGSLSRSVFLSTFLQEHGPEVLDVPGMTDLVEYYDPGPSPNSNSPDDVAMRLAFIGDEMEVRWMMPRVGELPGMAMYSLAFTYNQTGLRGVLRSLVDGLANLRENIRIWGFLTLRSRVSPNSGRGLALSLLLLVLLLGWGLHLLQ